From a region of the uncultured Draconibacterium sp. genome:
- the fucK gene encoding L-fuculokinase: MPEKDLAIVFDCGATNLRVIAMDVHGKIVASESTANNTSPDSEFPGGVIWDVEEMWAKLCLASQKVMATINTKRIAGVTVTTFGVDGAFVDSAGKMLYPVISWQCQRTTPVMKKIGKYIPLEKLYAEAGTFPYAFNTINKFIWIKENRPEVIKKAHRFLFITSLFIYKLTGELRNDTTMAGTSMLMDMQKQQASEKIFGALNIRPEMLGDIAESGEKAGVVHQKAETETGIPANVPVFFGGHDTQFALFGSGAKENELVLSSGTWEIIMARSAGFKSTKNELAAQLTTELDAEKGLYNIGQNYLASGILEWFAKNFYSELSGDALYAKMIFDAGTVQLGESSVWVNPSFYGEGGANNFGAINGLTINTKRGEIYRAFLESLAYRLRFGVEALENAGGFKAEKIICVGGGSKNYLWNQLRADVCNLPIQLVDQKETTVLGAALFVFAGSGVAKSPEEARQLVDYNPKIIEPSKNQKLYGELYQAFKERMQYI, translated from the coding sequence ATGCCTGAAAAGGATTTAGCAATAGTATTCGATTGCGGAGCCACAAACCTGCGGGTGATTGCCATGGATGTACATGGTAAAATTGTGGCTTCGGAATCGACTGCAAACAATACAAGTCCCGATTCCGAATTTCCGGGTGGTGTAATTTGGGATGTGGAAGAAATGTGGGCAAAGCTTTGTTTGGCCTCGCAAAAAGTAATGGCCACTATCAACACAAAACGAATTGCCGGCGTAACCGTTACAACTTTTGGTGTTGATGGTGCATTTGTGGACAGTGCTGGCAAAATGCTTTACCCGGTAATTTCGTGGCAATGTCAGCGTACAACGCCTGTAATGAAAAAGATTGGGAAATATATTCCACTTGAAAAATTGTATGCTGAAGCTGGCACCTTTCCGTATGCGTTTAATACTATCAATAAATTTATCTGGATAAAGGAAAACCGGCCAGAGGTGATTAAAAAGGCACATCGTTTTCTGTTTATCACCTCGCTGTTTATTTATAAGCTGACGGGCGAATTGCGTAATGACACGACCATGGCCGGCACTTCTATGTTGATGGATATGCAAAAACAGCAAGCTTCGGAGAAGATATTTGGAGCGCTGAATATTCGTCCTGAAATGCTTGGAGATATTGCTGAATCCGGAGAAAAGGCCGGAGTTGTTCATCAAAAGGCCGAAACTGAAACAGGAATTCCGGCGAATGTACCGGTGTTTTTTGGCGGACACGATACACAGTTTGCATTGTTTGGTTCGGGAGCAAAAGAAAATGAACTGGTGCTAAGCAGCGGAACCTGGGAAATAATTATGGCGCGCAGTGCAGGTTTTAAATCGACGAAAAATGAACTGGCAGCGCAGTTAACCACCGAATTGGATGCCGAGAAGGGACTGTATAATATCGGGCAGAATTACCTGGCATCGGGAATACTGGAGTGGTTTGCCAAAAATTTCTATTCGGAACTAAGCGGTGATGCTTTATACGCTAAAATGATTTTTGATGCGGGTACAGTTCAACTAGGAGAATCTTCGGTCTGGGTAAATCCTTCGTTTTATGGCGAAGGCGGAGCCAATAATTTTGGTGCAATAAACGGTTTAACGATAAATACAAAACGAGGTGAAATATACCGGGCATTTCTTGAAAGCCTGGCGTATCGTTTGCGATTTGGCGTAGAAGCGCTGGAAAATGCGGGTGGTTTTAAAGCTGAAAAAATAATTTGCGTGGGTGGTGGATCAAAAAACTATCTTTGGAATCAATTGCGTGCCGATGTTTGCAATTTACCCATACAACTGGTCGATCAGAAGGAAACAACCGTCTTGGGAGCCGCTTTATTTGTATTTGCGGGGAGTGGTGTGGCAAAATCGCCCGAAGAAGCCCGGCAGTTGGTGGATTATAATCCTAAAATTATTGAGCCATCGAAAAATCAAAAACTGTACGGAGAATTGTATCAGGCATTTAAAGAACGCATGCAATACATTTAA
- a CDS encoding L-fucose isomerase, whose translation MANRLIGDLPKVGIRPVIDGRERGVRESLEKQVMDLAKAAAAYISEQLKFPSGETVECVIADTCIGGVAEAALCAEKFRKEGVGVSLTVTPCWCYGTEVMDTDPLLPKAVWGFNGTERPGAVYLAAALAGYTQKGLPTFGIYGRDVQDAGDTTIPEDVKEKLLRFVKSGVAVAQMKGKSYLSIGYSSMGIAGSMVDSSFFQKYLGIRTEFVESVEILRRIDEGIYDEEEYQKALAWTKENCKEGIDVNKPEDKVDAARKEAEWEIVVKMTLICRDMMIGNEKVIAKGYREEGLGRNAILGGFQGQRQWTDYQPNADFTEAILNSSFDWNGIRQAFVFATENDSLNGVSMLFGHLLSNTSQIFSDVRTYWSPEAVKRVCGKDLRGLAEGGIIHLINSGSTTLDATAQQRDAEGNPAMKPFWEITEEEAQKCLDNTLWPQAERGYFRGGGYSSQFKTAGQMPVTMSRVNLVDGLGPVLQIAEGWTVELPDDIHKILDERTNPTWPTTWFVPRVNGEGAFKDVYSVMANWGANHGAISYGHIGADLITLASMLRIPVNMHNVSEDKLFRPSAWASFGENKEGADFRACESYGPLYGNK comes from the coding sequence ATGGCTAACAGACTAATTGGCGACTTGCCAAAAGTAGGTATCCGACCCGTTATCGACGGGCGTGAGCGTGGTGTGCGCGAATCGCTTGAAAAACAAGTGATGGATCTTGCAAAAGCTGCTGCAGCTTACATCAGCGAACAATTAAAATTTCCGAGTGGCGAAACAGTAGAATGTGTTATTGCCGATACTTGCATTGGTGGTGTAGCCGAAGCTGCCCTATGTGCTGAAAAATTCAGAAAAGAAGGTGTTGGCGTTTCATTAACGGTTACACCATGCTGGTGTTATGGCACTGAGGTGATGGACACCGATCCACTGCTGCCAAAAGCTGTTTGGGGTTTTAACGGAACCGAACGTCCGGGGGCCGTATATCTGGCTGCAGCTTTAGCCGGATACACACAAAAAGGATTGCCAACTTTTGGAATTTATGGTCGCGATGTACAGGATGCCGGCGATACAACAATTCCTGAAGATGTAAAAGAAAAGTTATTACGTTTCGTAAAATCAGGTGTTGCAGTGGCTCAGATGAAAGGTAAATCGTATCTGTCCATCGGATACAGTTCAATGGGAATTGCAGGTTCGATGGTGGATTCTTCGTTCTTTCAGAAATATTTGGGAATTCGTACTGAGTTTGTGGAGTCGGTTGAGATTCTGAGAAGAATTGACGAAGGTATCTACGATGAAGAAGAGTACCAAAAGGCACTGGCCTGGACTAAAGAAAACTGCAAAGAAGGGATAGACGTAAATAAACCGGAAGATAAGGTAGATGCTGCCCGAAAAGAAGCAGAGTGGGAGATTGTGGTGAAAATGACACTGATCTGCCGCGATATGATGATTGGTAACGAAAAGGTTATTGCCAAAGGATATCGCGAAGAAGGATTGGGAAGAAATGCCATTTTGGGTGGTTTCCAGGGACAACGCCAGTGGACCGACTATCAGCCCAATGCCGATTTTACGGAAGCTATTTTAAACTCGTCGTTCGACTGGAATGGAATTCGTCAGGCTTTTGTTTTTGCTACTGAAAACGATAGTTTGAATGGTGTGTCGATGTTGTTCGGGCATTTGCTGAGTAATACCAGCCAGATATTTTCTGATGTACGCACTTACTGGAGTCCGGAAGCAGTAAAACGTGTATGCGGAAAAGATCTAAGAGGTTTGGCCGAAGGCGGAATTATTCACCTGATCAACTCGGGCTCAACAACGCTTGATGCAACCGCCCAGCAACGCGATGCCGAAGGAAATCCGGCCATGAAACCTTTCTGGGAGATTACCGAAGAAGAAGCGCAAAAGTGTTTGGATAATACACTGTGGCCACAGGCTGAGCGAGGTTATTTCCGCGGAGGTGGTTATTCGTCGCAGTTCAAAACTGCCGGACAAATGCCGGTAACCATGAGTCGCGTAAACCTGGTTGACGGACTGGGGCCGGTGCTTCAAATTGCCGAAGGTTGGACCGTTGAACTTCCTGACGATATTCATAAAATTTTGGATGAGCGCACAAATCCTACCTGGCCGACAACATGGTTTGTGCCACGTGTAAATGGCGAAGGAGCTTTTAAAGATGTGTACTCGGTAATGGCCAATTGGGGCGCCAATCATGGTGCAATCAGTTATGGCCATATTGGTGCCGATTTGATTACACTGGCTTCCATGTTGCGCATTCCGGTAAACATGCATAATGTTTCTGAGGACAAGTTGTTCCGGCCAAGTGCATGGGCGTCGTTTGGCGAAAATAAAGAAGGGGCAGATTTTCGTGCCTGTGAATCGTACGGGCCACTTTACGGTAATAAATAA
- a CDS encoding AraC family transcriptional regulator, producing the protein MVILKNKPEKGDPSDVVQFFPSYNIQLLCCRHWWLEQWEHSELSFPYWRVYHNSYEGAKIVYNSTEYELSPDTIILIPPNTSYATRLYDYEIPETGYNMKGGPVNLNFEHNEASSKPSLLHFFIHFNIGIPYDNFSPGIFRFKLTDHLHSKLQLIKNHLNHDNKFFSFHLSLAIKSLIADLLTELPESNWDLISNDHRIIKCLRFIEENIANDLSNPTLAEKAKMATNAFIRLFSNEVGVSVQKYVLNKRIDSACIMLHHSNLSIDEVAQKTGFADRYHFSRIFKQSTGISPARYKKEFGMST; encoded by the coding sequence ATGGTAATTCTTAAAAACAAGCCGGAAAAAGGTGATCCTTCTGATGTTGTTCAGTTTTTTCCAAGCTATAACATACAGTTACTTTGCTGTCGACACTGGTGGCTTGAGCAGTGGGAGCATTCAGAGCTTTCGTTTCCTTATTGGCGTGTTTACCACAACAGTTACGAAGGAGCTAAAATTGTTTATAATAGTACTGAATATGAATTATCGCCTGACACAATAATCCTGATTCCTCCGAATACATCTTATGCAACTCGCCTGTACGATTATGAAATACCTGAAACCGGATATAATATGAAAGGAGGACCGGTAAACCTGAATTTTGAGCACAATGAAGCGTCTTCAAAACCAAGTCTTTTGCATTTTTTTATTCATTTTAATATTGGGATTCCCTACGACAACTTTTCTCCCGGTATTTTTAGGTTTAAACTTACTGACCACCTCCATTCGAAACTACAGCTGATTAAAAACCACCTAAATCACGATAACAAATTTTTCAGTTTTCATTTAAGTTTAGCGATAAAGTCTTTAATTGCCGATTTGCTCACCGAATTACCGGAATCAAACTGGGATTTAATATCAAACGATCATCGGATTATCAAATGCTTACGATTCATAGAGGAAAATATAGCGAATGATTTAAGCAATCCAACTTTAGCAGAAAAAGCCAAAATGGCAACCAATGCTTTTATCCGGCTTTTTTCAAATGAAGTAGGAGTTTCGGTTCAGAAATATGTGCTTAACAAACGAATCGACAGCGCATGTATCATGCTTCATCATTCGAACTTAAGTATTGATGAAGTTGCACAAAAAACAGGTTTTGCCGATCGATACCATTTTTCCCGGATCTTTAAACAAAGTACCGGAATTTCTCCGGCGCGGTATAAAAAGGAATTTGGGATGAGTACATAA
- a CDS encoding zinc-binding dehydrogenase, protein MKTKAVRLYGKKDLRVEEFELPQISDDEILAKVVTDSLCMSSYKAANQASDHKRIPDDIAENPIMIGHEFAGEIVEVGASWQEKFKAGQKFSIQPAIYYEEGPVGVLSAPGYSYKYIGGDATYVIIPKDVLVQDCLLAYEGPGYYPASLAEPLSCVIGAMHANYHTTAGSYVHKMEIVDGGKMAILAGVGPMGLAAINYVLRREDRKPSLMVVTDIDQTRLDRAAELYTVEFAKERGIELKYINTAEMADPVAGLKELTGGSGYDDVFVFAPVAPVVEQGDAILGFDGCLNFFAGPSNTEFTAKMNFYNVHYAYTHIVGTSGGNTDDMKEALEIMTAGLDPAGLVTHIGGLNAVPEATLNLPNIPGGKKLIYTHFDFPLTAIAEFEEKGKENPVYAGLDKLCKEYMGLWNVEAEAYLLENGEKL, encoded by the coding sequence ATGAAAACAAAAGCAGTTCGATTATACGGTAAAAAAGACCTTCGTGTGGAGGAGTTTGAATTACCACAAATTAGTGATGATGAAATTTTGGCCAAAGTAGTAACCGACAGCCTTTGTATGTCGAGTTATAAAGCGGCCAACCAGGCCAGCGATCACAAACGTATTCCGGATGATATTGCCGAGAATCCGATTATGATCGGCCACGAATTTGCCGGTGAAATTGTTGAAGTAGGAGCCAGCTGGCAGGAAAAATTTAAGGCAGGACAGAAATTTTCCATTCAGCCGGCAATTTATTACGAAGAAGGTCCGGTGGGCGTGTTGAGTGCTCCGGGTTATTCCTACAAATATATAGGTGGTGATGCAACTTATGTTATCATTCCGAAAGATGTGTTGGTGCAGGATTGTTTGCTGGCCTATGAAGGACCTGGATATTACCCGGCGTCGCTGGCCGAGCCGTTAAGTTGTGTTATTGGCGCTATGCATGCCAATTACCACACCACTGCCGGTAGCTACGTGCACAAAATGGAAATTGTTGACGGTGGTAAAATGGCCATTCTTGCCGGTGTTGGTCCAATGGGACTGGCAGCTATCAATTATGTTTTGCGCCGCGAAGACAGAAAACCATCGTTGATGGTGGTGACAGATATCGATCAGACAAGATTGGACCGTGCTGCTGAACTTTACACTGTTGAGTTTGCAAAAGAACGTGGCATTGAATTAAAATACATCAATACCGCAGAAATGGCTGATCCTGTGGCTGGATTAAAAGAATTAACCGGGGGTAGCGGTTACGACGATGTATTTGTATTTGCTCCGGTGGCTCCGGTAGTTGAGCAGGGCGATGCCATTCTTGGTTTCGACGGTTGTCTGAATTTCTTTGCAGGACCATCAAATACGGAGTTCACAGCAAAAATGAACTTTTACAATGTTCATTATGCTTATACGCACATTGTTGGAACATCTGGGGGTAATACCGATGATATGAAAGAAGCACTGGAAATTATGACCGCAGGACTGGATCCGGCAGGTTTGGTAACCCACATTGGTGGTTTAAATGCAGTTCCCGAAGCCACTTTGAATCTGCCAAATATTCCCGGAGGTAAGAAGTTGATTTATACGCATTTTGATTTCCCGCTTACAGCAATTGCTGAATTCGAGGAAAAGGGAAAAGAAAATCCGGTGTATGCCGGGCTGGATAAACTTTGCAAAGAATACATGGGATTGTGGAATGTGGAAGCCGAAGCCTATTTATTGGAAAATGGCGAAAAACTCTAG